A stretch of Telopea speciosissima isolate NSW1024214 ecotype Mountain lineage chromosome 11, Tspe_v1, whole genome shotgun sequence DNA encodes these proteins:
- the LOC122645540 gene encoding thymidine kinase-like, giving the protein MEPSRLSSGEIHVIIGPMFAGKTTALLRGIQTAINNGRNVAVIKSNKDTRYGLGSAVTHDGVKLPCFALADLSSLTEKIGIQAYEKLDVIGIDEAQFFEDLYDFCCKAADDDGKTVILAGLDGDYLRRSFGSVLDVVPLADSVTKLTARCELCGKRAFFTLRKTKETQAELIGGSDIYMPVCRHHYTNGQVTEAGSVVMKSQKIQ; this is encoded by the exons ATGGAGCCTTCTCGATTATCTTCTGGGGAGATCCATGTCATCATCGGCCCAATGTTTGCAGGGAAAACAACGGCTCTTCTCCGTGGCATCCAGACTGCAATCAATAACGGAAG AAACGTAGCAGTGATAAAATCGAACAAAGATACAAGATATGGATTGGGCTCCGCTGTTACCCATGATGGGGTGAAGCTTCCGTGTTTTGCATTGGCTGATCTATCATCTTTGACcgaaaaaattggaatccaagCTTATGAAAAG CTGGATGTGATAGGAATTGATGAAGCTCAATTTTTTGAAGACCTTTATGATTTCTGTTGTAAGGCAGCTGATGATGATGGGAAGACAGTAATTCTTGCAGGCCTTGATGGTGACTACTTGAG GAGAAGCTTTGGTTCAGTGCTTGATGTTGTACCTTTGGCTGATTCTGTAACCAAGTTAACTGCTCGATGTGAACTCTGTGGTAAACGAGCTTTCTTTACCTTGAGGAAGACGAAGGAGACACAGGCAGAACTGATTGGTGGGTCTGATATCTATATGCCAGTATGTCGACATCACTATACCAACGGACAAGTTACTGAAGCTGGAAGTGTTGTCATGAAGTCTCAAAAGATTCAGTAA